The following coding sequences lie in one Vibrio sp. BS-M-Sm-2 genomic window:
- a CDS encoding cupin domain-containing protein: MNSFFILDENPWEELGDGIKRKIVAYTDDLMAVHLCFDKGAIGHPHTHEIHDQIGYVVRGSFEAEIEGEKKVLKEGDAYFARKHMMHGAIALEQDSILLDIFNPAREDFLK, translated from the coding sequence ATGAACTCTTTCTTTATTCTAGATGAAAACCCATGGGAAGAATTGGGCGACGGTATTAAGCGTAAAATCGTTGCTTACACTGACGATCTTATGGCTGTACACCTATGTTTTGATAAGGGCGCGATTGGCCATCCTCATACTCACGAAATTCACGACCAAATCGGTTATGTTGTTCGTGGTAGCTTCGAAGCTGAAATCGAAGGCGAAAAGAAAGTGCTTAAAGAAGGCGATGCTTACTTCGCTCGTAAACACATGATGCATGGTGCAATTGCACTAGAGCAAGACAGCATCCTTCTTGATATCTTCAACCCTGCGCGTGAAGATTTCCTAAAATAA